Below is a window of Agathobacter rectalis ATCC 33656 DNA.
ATAATAACACTGTAAAAAACACTGCAATCACGAAAAGAAAATAAGAAATCTTTTTCTTAGAGAAATAGGTTCTTCCCATCTCATCCTTTTTATATTTTACATTTCCTAACAATTTAGGAACGATAATTTTTATAAGAGTAAAAATTATTACATATGTGAATGTTCTAATTCCAATCCATATATAGTCCACAAATCAAACCTCCTATCAACATACTAAAAACAAGCATACATACTATAAAACCAAGCATGCAACTAATAATCCCTGATATCCATAGCGCAGGATATATTTTTCGACTCTTTCGTGTGATAATAGAAATCACGATTCCAATAAACGAGAATAAAGGTCCCAAAAATATAACATCAATATAGGTATACGGCGCATGATTTGCGCTGTAAAAGTAAAGCACAAATGAAAATAACGAGAGTATACCAAACACAAGTGATGTCGAAGCCAATATTTTGTTGGTAGATATTTTCTCTTTCATTGCATAAATCTCTCCTTCAACTCCCAATTTTGTAAAACACATCCGTTTCATGTAGACACTTCATCCAACAATTACCGTACATATACAATATATACTGCTGCTTTCACGATTGCCTGCACCTTTCTTTCCGTACCCTGAAATTAAAGCTTTCTTAACAGCTCGCTTGGCCTTTTTCTGTCGTCCTTGCCTTTATTGATTTCTTTATACTCGGTGTTCTCATTCCAAACTTCATCTTAATCGCCTCTGTTGTTTCAAAAAACGCTCCTGCTGCCAAGTACATGGTCAAATTCATCAAGAACATCCGTCATCAGTCCCTTATCAATCCGACTTTTACACTCTGCAATCAACACAGCAGGGATTCCATAAAATGCTTCAGAATTTCAAATTCATGGTGCAATCCATCCGTCCATACCGGACCTACTGTATGAATAATATATTTTGCCTTTAGGTTATATGCACCAGTGACAGCAATATCACCTCTTGCAATTTTGCCGATATTCGCTCTTTCTGCGAGAAGCTTTTCTTTTCCTGCTGCCTCATATATTGCTAAATCCGTGCCACTTACACATATCGGATTTGGATTAGCAGTATTTACAATCACATCTGCCTTTACTCGTGTAATATCGTTGCGGACAATCTTAAATGGCATTGCGGCACCTCCTTATCCATGCCTGTATTACTTTAACAGCTTCCTTATCTGCTTATCCGTTGCCTCGGGATACATCTCATGCATATAATCTACAATCTGCTTCCATGAGTCCTGTGGATTATCCTTGTAGCAGGAAGTCACATAATCGTATCCATAGATATGCTCAATGGATGAATATACTGCAACATCCCATCCGTATTCAATACCTCTCTTATTCACTCTCTTCTTAAAATCGCAGTTGCACAGATATGTCTGCATCATAAGATTCGTTATTGCACCATCAAATCCCTTTTCTCCATCCTTACCAAATCCAGCTTGTTTTTTCAATTCATTTGAATAAATCTCTGAATCAGCATTATCTTCCATAAAATTGACCATTATCTTTTTATGCTTATTAGGCGCTTTTCCATCATCATATAATGCATCAAAATCATATCCATCCCGGCGATAATTAGCAAATACAGGAAGCCACTTTTTTGATATAAATCCTGCCTTCTTATCAAAGAACTTTCCATAGACGATATCATGCCGCCTTGCTATAATAGCCCGCCACATCCACGGATCAATCTCCGGATTATCACTCCACCAGTACTCTGGAACAGTTCTTTCTTCAAGTGAAAACCCATCTATTTCATTCTTAAATAATGGCAAAAAGCCAAATTCATTTATATACTTGATTGCTTCATCTACAGAATGGATGCAATCCGGGTTGTCCCACTTCATGCCATGCATAATCCATTCACCTGATTCGTTTCCCATAATACACCTCTATATGAACACTATTACAGTAATACTACTCCCAACAGCAAGATTATAAGCATAATGATGTATCCAATTATTAATGTCATTATCCAGCATGTATTGACAAAACTCATATTTTATGTTCCTGCCCCTCGATTTCCTTTTGAATCCATGTCATAATTACATCTACAAGATAATCCTGCTGCACCTGACTCAATTCCTTGCCCGGCTGCATTTTATGCCACTTTCGGATGCACTCCCTGCAGCATGTAGCTGTTGCATGCTGAGCGATAAATACCGGATGACCTTTCATTGGTGTCTGCTTGCCATCATTTGCTATATATGCCGGAGCTTCTCTCTTTGCAATAAAATCCTTTGCATGTTGTCTGATTGTGTCCAACCCTTTTTCATTTATGTAATCAATATCTTTCTGCTTCAGATGGAAACTGCTTCGGAACCTGGAATTATCCAGCCGCTCAAATAACTGCCTGTACCATTCATCCTTAGTCATTAAAACTTCACCACTCGTTCCATAAAAATCACCTATTATTACTATCTATCAATAATAGGATTATACCACCATTTACCCCTATTCAACAAATACAATACCATAGATTTTCTCAGACTTAAGATATTTCCCAGACTACAGTACATGTATTCATTTTTGACCTCCTTTTCCCTGGACTAAAAAAACGCCCAGACTAGATTTTTCGTAAATCTAATCTGAGCGTTTTATATCTCTCAGGTCTGATTTCTCAGACAAGAAAACCAATTTTACAGATTTTGACACCCCTTTTCCTATATTACACAATATTTGAAAATACCGGGTGGAAATCATTACCTCTCATTTGGGTGGAAATTTTTAATTTTTAGTGGATGAAATAATCATTTTTTTAATGATTTTCGTTTTTCTTTATCTTAACGCGATAATCCTGGCTTGTCTGTGGGTAAATTATCTCTTATCGTAATATACTTCTGACCAGTTCAATATAGTTCA
It encodes the following:
- a CDS encoding macro domain-containing protein; this encodes MPFKIVRNDITRVKADVIVNTANPNPICVSGTDLAIYEAAGKEKLLAERANIGKIARGDIAVTGAYNLKAKYIIHTVGPVWTDGLHHEFEILKHFMESLLC
- a CDS encoding DUF4186 domain-containing protein — protein: MTKDEWYRQLFERLDNSRFRSSFHLKQKDIDYINEKGLDTIRQHAKDFIAKREAPAYIANDGKQTPMKGHPVFIAQHATATCCRECIRKWHKMQPGKELSQVQQDYLVDVIMTWIQKEIEGQEHKI